AAGAAGTCGTAGTTACAGCTGAAGCAAACTCTTGATCATCGATATAAACCTTAACGTTTCGATTCCCTTTTCTTTTCTTCTTAGCAAAGATTAAGACATCGGGAGGAAGATCCGAAAGTCCATAAGCGCGATCTTGAATGATCGTAGTCTTTAACACCAAATCACCTCTTTCATTCGTCGGAACTACGGGAGGTTCTTCCGGAGTTACTACAGGTTGAGAAGGATCTGGTTTTACGGGATCGGGCTCAGGTTCTACGGATGGAGGAGGAGGTTTTGGTGGATCGATCGGTTTTGGTGGTTCGGGATTTTTTTTGCCAGAAAGGAAAATACCCGAAGCGTTTCCGGAAATCTGAGGAACCTGTTCGTGTTGAAACTTTTTCGCCATCTGAACGGTTTCTTCTCTCGATTTGAAGAAAGCTTCCAACGCGGTAACAACGTTATCTTTATTTAAGTCCGCAGTACCAAGCGCACGCCCGAAATTGTACGTAAAAATTCCATGATTGATACTTCCGCCAACCTCTATAGCGGTCTGGTTGTCATCCGCGGAAGAGATGATCGTTTTATCTTGAAAGAAAAAATCTTCCGCATCTTGTTTTACGGTTCCGTCACTTCCTTCCGGAATCGGAACATCGGCAGATCCCCGAGTTGCTTTTCCTTTTTTAGCGATTCCGCCAGAAAAGCAACAATCGAAAATAAACACTGTCTTTGGCGATTTTATCTTTTCCAAATACTTATTCAGTTCGTCGTCCGGAAGATGAGGTCTGTCATAACAAATGATCAGATTTCTCATCCCGTTCTTCGCGGATGCGTCCCTTTGAAACGCACCGTGTCCTGAGAAGTAAAGCAGAACAGTATCGTTATCGCCCGCTTTTTTTGCTAAGGCCTTAATTTCTTTTTCTATATTATCTTTTGTGACTTCTTTTCCGAGAACAACCTTCACTTCATCGAAGTTTCCGACTCTTCGAATTTCGTCGTTCAGATAACTTGCGTCCGCTTCGCAAAGATTAAGTTCCGGAATTCCGGCTTTATTGCCGGTATAATTAGAACCGAAAATAAGTCCGTATCTTTTTTGTGCAAATGCATCGGTTGCTAGAAACAAAATCAAACAGATGCTAAATGCCGATAACTTGGATTTCAAACCTGACCTCCTAGGATGATTCAGAATGGAATCAGAGTAGCAAAAGAAACCCTTTTGTCATTATCTTTTTAAGGAAAGAATCGAGACTTCCAAATTTAGGAAAAAATTTTCCGATCGTTTATATATCCGACTTTCTATCAAAATGAGTACGGTCAGAGTCGGCACCAATTAAACTGTAATCCGAAATAAATCCAAATTTTTTATTAGGAATTCGAACCAAGAAAAATACGAAGATTGAAATGTCGACTTTGAATCCGAACGACTTCAGTAAAAGAAAATTTTCGCTTTATCGAGACTTGAAATTCGTCTTCGAAATGGCTTTTAACTCGAATCGATAGAATAATCGAGAAAAGAATTGTAATATTGTGTCGTTAGCAAACTCGTTTTACAACGTTCGCTAAACACATAAAAAAACCCGGAGACTTTACCCGCCGGGTTTTTCATCAAAGAAGACTTTAAAACGGAAATTATCTGTTATTTAGATAACCACTTCATCATACTTCTTAATTTTTTACCGACCGATTCGATCGGATGAGCCGCATTCTTATCCCTCATATTCTTAAAGTTCGGATAACCCGCTTTCGTTTCAGCCATCCAGTTGGTTGCGAATTTAGCTCCCTTATCCTTCTGAATATCGTTCAGAACTTCTTTCATTCTTTGTTTTACACCCGGATCAATTACGCGCGGGCCGCTTACGTAATCGCCGTATTCCGCGGTATCGGAAATAGAAAACCTCATCCTTGCCAATCCGCCTTCGTAGATGAGATCGGTGATGAGTTTTACTTCGTGAAGACATTCAAAGTACGCAATCTCAGGATCGTAACCCGCTTCGGTTAAAGTTTCAAACCCGGCCATGATCAGATTGGAAAGACCTCCGCAAAGAACAACCTGTTCTCCGAATAAATCCGTTTCGGTTTCTTCGCGGAAAGACGTTTCCAAAATTCCTGCGCGTCCACCACCTACTCCGGCGGCGTGTGCGAGCGCTCTTTTCTTAGCTTCGCCGGTTGAATCCTGGTGGATCGCAATCAAACAAGGAACTCCCCCGCCTTCCGTATAGACTCTACGAACAAGATGGCCCGGACCTTTAGGAGCAACCATATAAACATCCACCTCTTTGGGGGGCTTGATGAAATCATAGTGAATGTTAAATCCGTGAGAAAAAACGAGCGCGTCACCTTTTTTCAGATTCGGCTCGATATCTTTTTTATAAAGATCTGCTTGAATCGTATCCGGAGCGAGAATTTGTATGATATCCGCTTTTTGAGAAGCTTCGGCAACACTGTATACCTCGAAGCCTGCATTCTTAGCGTCTTGAATTGATTTGGATCCTTCTTTTAAACCGATGATAACTTTAAGCCCGGAATCCTTCATATTTTGAGCCTGGGCATGTCCCTGGCTTCCATAGCCGATCACTGCAATGGTTTTACCTTTCAGAGAGTTTAAATCACAGTCGACGTCGTAATAGATATTTGCCATTTTCTCTTTCCTCGAGTGTTCCTTTTTACTAAACATTTAAAAAAGGACAGAATGACAACTTTAATACAACCTATAACTTGTATTGTTTTATGAAACGTAGAAAAGTTAGATTATGTATCATTCAGATACAAAAGAAGCGAACTTGAAAAGTTCTTCGACAAAGTTGCGATTGTATCCGATCAGACGACACTCAAAGCCTTCAAATCACTCGATTGAGTTTTAATCTTCAAAATCCCATCTTGAATTTTTCCGGATTCCTGGGTGATCTCGTTCACTTCCTTCTCAATCTCAAACATCGCTTTCATCATCTCTTTGTGACCGGTCATCTGCTCTTCTGTGGAAGAAAATAACTCATCAGATAATTTCTTCGCTCTCTCCAAATTCCTTACAAAATCATTGATTATCGTCGTTCCACGATCATACAAACCATTCATCTCTTCTATCTTAGATACCGTAAGATTAATTTTCACGCTCTGATTCTCAGTCGAATGACCTGTATCAAGAGACGCTGTGTTCGCCTCTTCGATAAACTCCAAAGATTCTTGAACCACTTTCGAAATTATTTTCGCATTCGTAGCCGTAAATTCCGCAAGTTTACTTACCTCTTGAGCCACTACGGCAAAACCGCGACCCGCTGCCCCTGCACGAGCCGCTTCAATAGAAGCGTTCAGAGAAAGAAGATTCGTTTTGTTCGCGATTTCACCAAGAATACGATTGATCTCATCCACACGTTGAAACGAATTCGAAATGTTCTTTAAGAATTGGCCGGTCTTTTCAACAGACTTCTTCACTACTTCCATTTCCAATTTGCTTTCTCTCGCATTCGTATCCAAACCTTTGGAATGGTCGGATATTTTTGCGATTACATCCAAAAGAACCTGAGACTTTTGATTCAGTTCGATCAGATTCTCGTTTTGAATTCGAATCGAGTCCACGTTCTTCTCCGAAGCGTTCGATAAGGACTCGATCACTGCGTTGACCTCTTCCAAGGAAGCCGCTTGCGATTCCATTTTCGCGCTGGTTAAACTCGTAAATTCCGAAAAGTCAGTCACCGAAGTA
The nucleotide sequence above comes from Leptospira weilii. Encoded proteins:
- a CDS encoding caspase family protein encodes the protein MKSKLSAFSICLILFLATDAFAQKRYGLIFGSNYTGNKAGIPELNLCEADASYLNDEIRRVGNFDEVKVVLGKEVTKDNIEKEIKALAKKAGDNDTVLLYFSGHGAFQRDASAKNGMRNLIICYDRPHLPDDELNKYLEKIKSPKTVFIFDCCFSGGIAKKGKATRGSADVPIPEGSDGTVKQDAEDFFFQDKTIISSADDNQTAIEVGGSINHGIFTYNFGRALGTADLNKDNVVTALEAFFKSREETVQMAKKFQHEQVPQISGNASGIFLSGKKNPEPPKPIDPPKPPPPSVEPEPDPVKPDPSQPVVTPEEPPVVPTNERGDLVLKTTIIQDRAYGLSDLPPDVLIFAKKKRKGNRNVKVYIDDQEFASAVTTTSSNFWGAVKRQGQLIPGNIYTITLSRVPAGVHKITIKADDYPEIQETFAVLPNKKNELPINVSMSGFGAIQGKVFYKTLDNPVINQPIFMPTISSVTGIQKLNTDGEGNFWFTNLKPGDYEIKASFAEDLNLNNSMINVREGDVTKVDVILNVKMPSTKTKY
- the ilvC gene encoding ketol-acid reductoisomerase; this translates as MANIYYDVDCDLNSLKGKTIAVIGYGSQGHAQAQNMKDSGLKVIIGLKEGSKSIQDAKNAGFEVYSVAEASQKADIIQILAPDTIQADLYKKDIEPNLKKGDALVFSHGFNIHYDFIKPPKEVDVYMVAPKGPGHLVRRVYTEGGGVPCLIAIHQDSTGEAKKRALAHAAGVGGGRAGILETSFREETETDLFGEQVVLCGGLSNLIMAGFETLTEAGYDPEIAYFECLHEVKLITDLIYEGGLARMRFSISDTAEYGDYVSGPRVIDPGVKQRMKEVLNDIQKDKGAKFATNWMAETKAGYPNFKNMRDKNAAHPIESVGKKLRSMMKWLSK